One Saccharomyces kudriavzevii IFO 1802 strain IFO1802 genome assembly, chromosome: 4 genomic region harbors:
- the RPS18A gene encoding 40S ribosomal protein uS13 (similar to Saccharomyces cerevisiae RPS18A (YDR450W) and RPS18B (YML026C); ancestral locus Anc_5.566) → MSLVVQEQGSFQHILRLLNTNVDGNIKIVYALTTIKGVGRRYSNLVCKKADVDLHKRAGELTQEELERIVQIMQNPTHYKIPAWFLNRQNDITDGKDYHSLANNVESKLRDDLERLKKIRAHRGVRHFWGLRVRGQHTKTTGRRRT, encoded by the exons ATGTCTTTAGTTGTCCAAGAACAAGGTTCCTTCCAACACATTTTACG TTTGTTGAACACTAACGTTGACGGTAACATCAAGATCGTTTACGCCTTGACCACTATCAAAGGTGTTGGTCGTCGTTACTCCAACTTGGTCTGTAAGAAGGCCGATGTTGATTTACACAAGAGAGCTGGTGAATTGACTcaagaagaattggaaagaaTTGTCCAAATTATGCAAAACCCAACTCACTACAAAATCCCAGCTTGGTTCTTGAACCGTCAAAACGACATCACTGACGGTAAGGACTACCACAGTTTGGCTAACAATGTCGAATCCAAATTGAGAGATGACTTGGAAAGATTAAAGAAGATCAGAGCCCACCGTGGTGTCAGACATTTCTGGGGCTTGCGTGTTAGAGGTCAACATACCAAAACCACtggtagaagaagaacttaA
- the YHP1 gene encoding Yhp1p: protein MESRNTVLPSLPAILTSNSNSPFQSHALPNTNFPSDEQGVIRLPPLVTSVHLPGSVVSVCKSSCNEERPKSEGPVSFPMQSVDTSRTPLSKSKKLDSHSPFTPTVKNSFKQSAQSTHSYKKVNILTPLSAAKAILTPIAKHEKKRSFAFITHSQETFPKKEPKIDNARLARRKRRRTSSHELGILQTAFDECPTPNKAKRIELSEQCNMSEKSVQIWFQNKRQAAKKHKNNNGDASRCKLHSNDSIPMISYSDATLQITSTPTNSNKTITAELLKTSPPNSSTSIFEDHHITPCKPSSQLKFHGKVKRALSSTGHNELTKSPKKENRLKFNAYERKPLGEIHLNSFNN from the coding sequence ATGGAAAGCAGAAACACCGTGCTTCCTTCTTTACCGGCCATTCTTACAAGTAATTCTAATTCGCCCTTCCAAAGCCATGCTCTACCAAACACAAACTTTCCAAGCGACGAACAAGGTGTCATCAGGCTCCCACCTTTAGTCACGTCTGTGCACCTCCCAGGATCGGTAGTAAGTGTTTGCAAGAGCTCATGCAATGAGGAAAGGCCAAAAAGTGAGGGGCCAGTAAGCTTCCCAATGCAAAGCGTTGACACATCTAGGACGCCTTTATCCAAATCTAAAAAGCTGGACTCTCATTCGCCATTTACACCAACAGTCAAGAACTCTTTCAAACAGTCGGCTCAAAGTACGCATTCTTATAAAAAAGTCAATATTCTTACACCTTTATCTGCTGCTAAGGCCATCTTGACGCCAATCGCAAAacatgaaaagaagagatcATTTGCATTCATCACGCATTCACAAGAAACGTTTCCCAAGAAGGAACCGAAGATAGATAACGCTCGGTTAGCCCGTCggaaaaggagaagaaCGTCGTCGCATGAGCTAGGAATATTGCAGACTGCATTTGATGAATGTCCTACGCCCAATAAGGCCAAGAGAATAGAATTATCGGAACAGTGTAATATGTCCGAAAAATCGGTTCAAATATGGTTTCAGAACAAAAGGCAGGCGGCTAAGAAGCACAAGAATAACAATGGCGATGCCAGCCGTTGCAAGCTTCATTCTAATGACTCGATCCCTATGATATCTTATTCAGATGCTACGTTACAAATCACCTCTACACCAACAAATTCGAATAAGACAATTACTGCGGAGTTATTAAAGACTTCCCCCCCTAACAGCTCTacatcaatttttgaagaccATCATATAACGCCATGCAAGCCGAGTAGCCAATTAAAGTTTCATGGTAAAGTCAAAAGAGCACTATCAAGCACCGGTCATAACGAATTGACAAAAAGTCctaagaaagaaaatcgtTTAAAATTCAATGCCTATGAAAGGAAACCCCTAGGAGAAATTCATTTGAACTCCTTCAATAACTGA
- the PPN1 gene encoding endopolyphosphatase (similar to Saccharomyces cerevisiae PPN1 (YDR452W); ancestral locus Anc_5.568) gives MVVVGKSKVHDVSMSRPKKKSLIAVLSTCILVFLVFIINARFQHITVFSKLLQGSGDDRSLQLFNGEEFTKLGLTPRAPVTIRDVKTGKERKLHGRFLHITDIHPDPYYVEGSSINAVCHTGKPSKKKDTAPKFGKAMSGCDSPIVLMEETLRWVKENLRDRIDFVIWTGDNVRHDNDRKNPRTEMQIFDMNNVVADEMTALFSAGNEEDPRDFDVSVVPSLGNNDVFPHNMFALGPTLQTREYYRIWKNFVPQEQQRTFDRSASFLTEVIPGKLAVLSINTLYLFKANPLVDNCNSKKEPGYQLLLWFGYVLEELRSRGMKVWLSGHVPPIAKNFDQSCYDKFTLWTHEYRDIIIGGLYGHMNIDHFIPTDGKKARKSLMKGVEQYNRLQEGGDIAEEDDETELNRVLDHAMAAKEVFLMGAKPSNKEAYMGTVRDTYYRKVWNKLERVEVEGSESEEKKKKKKKKKDNKKKKPITREELIERYSIVNIGGSVIPTFNPAFRIWEYNISDIASDSNFATSEYKPWDEFFESLDKTMEDSLLQDEVNKSDIGLEIKGERMEEKKKKKKKEKNRDKTIPIEMPEDCKLGPAYTPQLFTPTRFVQFYADLEKINREVHNSLTESKDVFKYEVEYTSDEEPYAMDSLTVGSYLDLAGRLYGEEPAWEQYVEWSFASSGYKDD, from the coding sequence ATGGTCGTAGTGGGTAAGAGTAAGGTGCACGATGTAAGCATGAGTCgaccaaagaaaaaatcgttGATTGCTGTCCTGTCGACCTGCATTTTGGTGTTTCTCGTGTTTATAATTAATGCTAGGTTTCAACATATCACAGTTTTCTCCAAACTTTTACAGGGTAGCGGTGATGACAGGTCTCTTCAATTGTTCAATGGCGAGGAATTCACAAAGTTGGGTTTAACACCTAGGGCGCCAGTAACTATAAGAGACGTGAAAACAGGTAAGGAGAGAAAGTTGCACGGTAGATTCCTTCACATCACTGACATTCACCCTGATCCTTACTATGTGGAGGGAAGTTCCATCAATGCAGTTTGCCATACAGGAAAACCTagcaaaaagaaggataCTGCTCCCAAGTTCGGGAAGGCAATGTCTGGATGTGATTCTCCCATTGTGCTAATGGAGGAGACGTTGAGATGGGTTAAGGAAAACCTGAGAGATAGGATTGACTTTGTCATTTGGACAGGTGATAATGTCAGGCATGACAATGACCgaaaaaatccaagaacAGAAATGCAGATTTTTGACATGAATAACGTTGTTGCGGATGAAATGACTGCATTATTCAGTGCTGGGAACGAAGAGGATCCAAGAGATTTCGATGTATCTGTCGTTCCAAGTCTTGGAAACAATGATGTTTTCCCACACAACATGTTTGCACTAGGGCCAACTTTACAGACAAGAGAATATTATAGGATTTGGAAGAACTTTGTTCCGCAAGAACAGCAAAGGACATTTGATAGAAGTGCTTCGTTTTTGACTGAAGTCATTCCAGGGAAGCTTGCCGTTTTGTCGATTAACACACTGTACTTGTTTAAGGCCAATCCTCTAGTTGACAATTGTAATTCTAAAAAGGAGCCAGGTTATCAACTCTTGCTCTGGTTCGGCTATGTTTTAGAAGAGTTAAGAAGTAGAGGAATGAAAGTATGGTTAAGTGGGCACGTGCCTCCGATCGCGAAAAATTTCGATCAATCATGCTATGACAAGTTTACCCTATGGACTCACGAATACAGAGACATAATTATTGGGGGACTATATGGTCATATGAATATTGATCACTTTATACCAACAGATGGTAAAAAGGCAAGAAAGTCACTTATGAAAGGCGTAGAGCAATATAATCGTCTTCAAGAAGGGGGAGATATCgccgaagaagatgatgaaactgAGTTGAATAGAGTTTTGGATCACGCCATGGCGGCAAAGGAAGTCTTTTTGATGGGGGCCAAACCATCTAATAAAGAAGCGTACATGGGCACCGTCCGTGATACGTACTACCGAAAAGTATGGAATAAGTTAGAACGAGTGGAGGTCGAAGGTTCTGAGAgcgaagaaaagaaaaagaaaaagaagaagaagaaagacaacaaaaagaaaaagccaATCACCAGAGAAGAACTTATCGAACGTTATTCTATTGTGAACATAGGCGGTTCCGTGATTCCAACCTTTAATCCTGCCTTCAGGATCTGGGAATATAATATAAGCGACATAGCAAGTGACTCCAACTTTGCAACTTCGGAATATAAGCCGTGggatgaattttttgaatcattaGATAAGACTATGGAAGATTCTCTACTGCAGGATGAAGTGAATAAGAGTGATATCGGCCTAGAAATTAAAGGCGAGAGgatggaagaaaaaaagaagaagaagaagaaggagaaaaataGGGATAAAACTATTCCAATTGAAATGCCAGAGGACTGCAAACTTGGTCCGGCTTACACACCGCAGTTATTCACTCCAACTCGCTTTGTGCAATTTTATGCcgatttggaaaaaatcaatcGGGAAGTACACAATTCGTTAACCGAATCGAAAGACGTTTTCAAGTATGAAGTAGAATATACTTCCGACGAAGAACCATATGCAATGGATTCGTTAACCGTCGGGAGTTATTTGGACCTAGCAGGTAGGCTATATGGGGAAGAACCTGCGTGGGAACAATACGTTGAATGGTCCTTCGCATCTTCTGGATACAAAGATGATTAA
- the TSA2 gene encoding thioredoxin peroxidase TSA2 (similar to Saccharomyces cerevisiae TSA2 (YDR453C) and TSA1 (YML028W); ancestral locus Anc_5.569): MVAQVQKQAPGFKKTAVVDGVFEEVSLETYKGKYVVLAFVPLAFSFVCPTEIVAFSDAAKKFEEQGAQVLFASTDSEYSLLAWTNLPRNDGGLGPVNVPLLADTNHSLSRDYGVLIEEEGIALRGLFIIDPKGVIRHITINDLSVGRNVNEALRLVEGFQWTDKNGTVLPCNWTPGAATIKPDVKDSKEYFESINN, translated from the coding sequence atgGTAGCGCAGGTTCAAAAACAAGCCCCAGGTTTCAAGAAAACCGCTGTTGTAGACGGTGTCTTCGAGGAAGTTTCTCTTGAAACGtataaaggaaaatatGTTGTTTTAGCCTTTGTTCCACTGgctttttcatttgtcTGTCCAACTGAAATTGTGGCATTTTCCGACGCTGCCAAGAAATTCGAAGAACAAGGTGCGCAAGTTTTATTTGCCTCCACCGACTCTGAATATTCCTTGTTAGCATGGACCAACTTGCCCAGAAATGACGGTGGCTTAGGTCCAGTCAATGTTCCTTTGCTGGCTGATACGAACCATTCCTTGTCCAGAGACTACGGCGTCTTGATTGAGGAAGAAGGTATCGCTCTAAGAGGTTTATTCATCATCGATCCAAAGGGAGTAATTAGGCACATCACCATCAATGATTTGTCCGTAGGTAGAAACGTTAATGAAGCCTTGAGGTTGGTTGAAGGTTTCCAATGGACCGACAAAAACGGTACAGTCTTACCATGCAACTGGACCCCAGGTGCCGCCACCATCAAACCTGATGTCAAAGATTCCAAAGAGTACTTTGAAAGTATTAATAATTAG
- the GUK1 gene encoding guanylate kinase (similar to Saccharomyces cerevisiae GUK1 (YDR454C); ancestral locus Anc_5.572), translated as MSRPIVISGPSGTGKSTLLKKLFAEYPATFGFSVSSTTRSPRAGEVNGKDYNFVTVDEFKSMIENNEFIEWAQFSGNYYGSTVASVKEVSKTGKTCILDIDMQGVKSVKAVPELNARFLFIAPPSVDDLRKRLEGRGTETEESIAKRLSAAEAELVYANTGAHEKIIVNDNLDKAYKELKDFIFAEK; from the coding sequence ATGTCCCGCCCTATTGTTATTTCCGGTCCAAGTGGCACAGGTAAATCTACcctattgaagaaattgttcGCCGAATATCCAGCTACCTTTGGATTTAGTGTTTCATCCACTACAAGATCTCCAAGAGCTGGTGAGGTAAACGGTAAGGACTACAACTTTGTTACTGTAGATGAGTTTAAATCCATGATTGAGAACAATGAATTTATCGAATGGGCCCAATTTTCTGGTAACTATTATGGCAGCACCGTCGCTTCCGTTAAAGAAGTCAGCAAAACCGGTAAAACTTGCATCTTAGATATCGATATGCAAGGTGTCAAATCTGTCAAGGCAGTCCCAGAATTAAATGCCagatttttgtttatcGCTCCGCCATCCGTCGACGATCTAAGAAAAAGGTTAGAGGGAAGAGGTACCGAAACTGAAGAATCCATTGCCAAGAGATTGAGCGCCGCTGAAGCTGAGTTGGTATACGCCAATACTGGTGCTCacgaaaaaattattgtCAATGATAACTTGGACAAGGCTTATAAGGAGTTGAAAGACTTTATTTTTGCCGAAAAATAA
- the NHX1 gene encoding bifunctional K:H/Na:H antiporter NHX1 (similar to Saccharomyces cerevisiae NHX1 (YDR456W); ancestral locus Anc_5.573), whose amino-acid sequence MLSKVLLNIAFRVLLTTAKRAVDSDDDDELLPSPDLPDSDDPITGDPDVDLNPVTEEMFSSWALFIMLLLLISALWSGYYLTQKRIRAVHETVLSIFYGMVIGLIIRMSPGHYIQDTVTFNSSYFFNVLLPPIILNSGYELNQVNFFNNMVSILIFAIPGTFISAVVIGIILYIWTFLGLESIDISFADAMSVGATLSATDPVTILSIFNAYKVDPKLYTIIFGESLLNDAISIVMFETCQKFHGQPATFSSVFEGAGLFLMTFSVSLLIGVLIGILVALLLKHTHIRRYPQIESCLILLIAYESYFFSNGCHMSGIVSLLFCGITLKHYAYYNMSRRSQITIKYIFQLLARLSENFIFIYLGLELFTEVELVYKPMLIIVAAISICVARWCAVFPLSHFINWIYKVKTIRSMSGITGENISVPDEIPYNYQMMTFWAGLRGAVGVALALGIQGEYKFTLLATVLVVVVLTVIIFGGTTAGMLEVLNIKTGCISEEDTSDDEFDIEAPRAINFMSSGPMQTDLGPYSDTNSPDISIDQLAVNNNKNIPQHSSLMVDNTLGVLDETENTSPNPGRSSIDKRNLRDKLGTIFNSDSQWFQNFDEQVLKPVFLDNVSPSVQDSVTASPSDFSSQNH is encoded by the coding sequence ATGTTATCCAAGGTGCTGTTAAATATAGCCTTTAGGGTACTGCTGACCACTGCCAAGAGGGCCGTCGAttctgatgatgatgatgaacttCTGCCTTCCCCAGATCTCCCGGATAGTGACGATCCCATAACAGGTGATCCTGACGTAGACCTAAACCCTGTTACTGAAGAAATGTTCTCTTCATGGGCGTTGTTCATCATGTTGCTCTTATTAATTTCTGCATTATGGTCTGGTTATTACTTGACTCAAAAACGCATAAGAGCAGTGCATGAAACCGTGCTTTCTATCTTTTACGGTATGGTCATCGGCTTGATAATAAGAATGTCTCCCGGCCATTATATCCAAGATACCGTCACATTTAATTCATcctatttcttcaatgttCTGTTGCCGCCCATTATTTTGAATAGCGGGTATGAACTGAATCAAgtcaactttttcaataatatgGTATCTATCTTGATTTTTGCCATACCGGGCACCTTCATATCTGCTGTGGTAATAGGTATCATATTGTATATTTGGACTTTCTTGGGATTGGAAAGTATCGACATCTCATTTGCAGATGCAATGTCTGTCGGTGCTACTTTGTCAGCTACGGATCCCGTCACTATTCTTTCGATATTCAATGCCTATAAAGTGGACCCTAAACTATACACAATTATTTTTGGGGAGTCATTGTTAAATGATGCTATTTCTATTGTTATGTTTGAGACTTGCCAAAAATTCCACGGTCAACCTGCAACATTTTCTTCGGTTTTTGAAGGGGCAGGCCTCTTTTTGATGACTTTTTCCGTTTCATTGCTGATCGGTGTTCTTATAGGAATACTCGTTGCTCTTCTGTTGAAGCATACTCACATAAGGCGCTATCCTCAAATTGAGAGTTGTTTAATTCTATTAATTGCCTATGAATcctatttcttttccaacGGTTGTCACATGTCTGGTATCGTTTCCTTATTATTTTGCGGGATTACTTTAAAACATTACGCCTACTACAACATGTCAAGAAGATCACAAATTACCATTAAGTATATTTTCCAACTGTTAGCAAGATTATCAGagaatttcatcttcatttatCTAGGTCTGGAGCTTTTTACTGAAGTGGAACTAGTCTATAAGCCAATGCTAATCATTGTGGCTGCTATTTCTATATGTGTAGCTCGTTGGTGTGCCGTTTTTCCGTTATCCCACTTCATTAATTGGATATATAAGGTGAAGACAATCAGATCAATGAGTGGAATCACCggagaaaatatttctgtTCCCGATGAAATACCTTACAATTATCAGATGATGACATTTTGGGCAGGATTGCGTGGGGCAGTTGGTGTTGCTTTGGCCTTGGGTATTCAAGGTGAGTATAAATTCACTTTGTTAGCAACAGTTCTCGTTGTTGTTGTCTTAACAGTTATCATTTTTGGGGGTACCACTGCAGGAATGTTGGAAGTTTTAAACATCAAGACTGGCTGTATAAGTGAAGAAGATACATCCGATGACGAATTTGATATAGAGGCCCCAAGGGCAATTAATTTTATGAGTAGTGGTCCTATGCAGACAGATTTGGGGCCGTATTCTGATACCAATTCACCAGATATCTCAATCGACCAATTAGCAGTCAACAATAACAAGAATATTCCTCAACATTCATCCTTGATGGTTGACAATACCCTAGGAGTTCTGGACGAAACTGAAAACACCAGCCCTAATCCAGGAAGATCCTCAATCGATAAGCGTAATTTGAGGGATAAGCTGGGCACAATCTTCAATTCTGACTCACAATGGTTCCAGAATTTTGATGAACAAGTATTAAAGCCCGTGTTTTTGGATAATGTGTCGCCGTCCGTGCAAGATTCAGTCACTGCATCACCTTCTGATTTCTCTTCACAAAACCACTAG